In the genome of Streptomyces sp. NBC_00259, the window GGACGCGACGGCGTTCCATCTGGAGACGGGCCGTCTGTGCGTGCTGGCGTCGCGCCACCGGCACGCCTGCATCGTGGTGTGCCGGGCGGGTGTCGCGGAGCTGCTGGACGAGCATCCGTCCACGGAGCCGGTGCAGCTGGGCGTCACGGTGAAGTTCCCGGACGGCTGGGAGGCCAATCACGCGGTGCTCTCGCACCTGGCCGAGCACCGGGTGGTGTGGACGCCGTAGCGAAGGGCGCGGCGAAGGCCCGGCCGCTCCTCATGGACCCCCTTGTGCGGGGCGGGACAATGGGGTGGTCGGGAAGTACGAGGATGGAGACACGCATGGCGGAGTCGTCGGGGCGGAGCGAGCGGCGGGTACGGCCTTCTCCGCTGCTCTTCGAGCCCACGGAGGTCGCCTCCGACCCGGAGCACTTCTTCGATCTGGAGTCGATCGAGGACCCCCGGGACCTGCTGTCCCGCGCGACGGAACTGACGCTGGCCTTCCAGGCGGCGACCGACCGCGCCCTGGAGTTCCAGGCCGTCGCGGCCGCTCAGCTCGCCGATCCGCGCCGTTTCGACCGCCTGACGGCGGCGGAGATCGCGCGGCGGGCGGAGTGGAGCGAGGACTACGCGAAACGCATGATCGACTTCGGCCGGAACCTGCTTCGCGGTCCTGATCCGGATCCGGATCCGCAGACGACGCGCCGGCGGCCGTGACCCGGCGGTAGCGGCCCGGTTCGAGGGCAGCCGCCCGCGCCCGGAGGTAGCGGCCCGGTTCGGGGCAGCCGCCCGCGCCCGCCGACGGACCCCGCGCCCGGGTCGCCCACGCACCGGGCAACATCGACTCGGCATATGCCGGGGGGCAAGATACCTCTCCCGTGCCGCCCTGTCCCGCGTTTCGGCAACTCGTGGAAACCGTGCGGTGACTCCCCGTACATGTAGATGCCATGAGCACTTGGCCGAGAGACGAGACGCCCCTCAGCCCCGCCGCCGACGAGGAGCGCAGGCGGGACATCTTCGCCTTCCTCCGGAACGGAGGGCAGCATCACGTCGCCCAGATCACCGCGCAGGGCGCGGACTGGCTCGCGTCCGCCAGTGCGTGCCCGCGGTCCACGCTCACGCTGTGGGAGTCGCGGCCGGGCGCGCCGGTCGTCGTGTCGTGCGGCGGGGGCGTCTTCGACGTCGTGAACGTGCCCGCGATCTTCGGGCGCCGGATGCTCGACCGGCTGTGGTCGGAGGGTCCCGGCTCCGGCCCGGTCGCCTTCCACCGCGGGCGGATGCTGCTGTTCGCCGCCCCTGGCACCGCTCAGCGGTTACCGAGCCTCCTCGGCTGGGAGGAGTGGGGCAGTGCCGTACCGCCGCTCCTCTGCCACGGCACCGGCGACGCGATCACCGTCCCGCCGCTCTCCCCGCCGCCCGCCGCCAACGGCACGGGAGCGCGCTGGGTGGTCGCTCCCGACACCCGGCACCCCTGGCTCCCGGGGCCCGAGGTTCTGCTCTGGGCCTGCGTCCGGGCGGCCCGGGCGACCTCCGCCGCGAGGGTCCGTATATCGATTTTTCCTCCCGCCGATCAGGATGCTAAGGTCTACGACGTCAGCAGGCGCCGCTAGCTCAGTTGGTTAGAGCAGCTGACTCTTAATCAGCGGGTCCGGGGTTCGAGTCCCTGGCGGCGCACAGACGGAAGAAGCCCCTCGCGGAAGCGAGGGGCTTCTTCGTCGTACGCCGGGTTCTGCGTCGTACGCCGGGTTCTGCGTCGTACACGGGCCTCTTCGTCGTACGCGGCTCACCGCACCATCGCGAGCTTCACCGTCCACGCCCCCGTCCGTGTGCGGTCCTTCACCTCCACCCGCAACCGCGCCTCCGGCACCGTGAACGTCTCCCCCACCCCCAGCGGCGCGTCCGCCAGCTGCGGGTAGACCGACCGGTCCCAGCACGCGCCGCTCTCCGGATGGGTGTCGATCACCTCGACGGGCCCTGCTCCGGACGCCGCCTCGTTGCGTACGCGGTAGATCAGCACCCCCTCCTTGCAGGTCCCCAGGTCGTTGCCCGCCGCTCCCCGCGCCTCGATCGCCAGCGCGCTGTTCTCGCCCGTCCTGACGACGGCGAGCCGCGTTCCCACGGAGCCGCCGGGGGCGGGCGCCGCCGCGAGCGGCTCCAGGGTGACCAGCCGGTCGGCCGCCCCCCTCACACAGCGCACCTGCCGCCGGTCCAGCCAGCCCAGCTTCCACTTGTGCCAGCCGAAGAACTCCGGGGCGAGCCCGAACTGGCTGCCCATCACATCCCAGTCCCCCACGTGGGTGTCCCAGTCGCCCTTGCCGTCCACCGGCCGGTTGTAGAGGTCCGGCAGGTCGAACACGTGCCCTGTCTCGTGGGCCAGCACATGGCGGTCCGGGGGATGCCGCTCGAAGACGGTGACGGCCCGCTTGAGATCGACCCCGTCGGCGCTCGTGGGCTCCTCGAAGTTGACCACCTTCGTCGCGTCGGAGTCGACGCCCGGTGCGTCCGGATCGGCGACCAGATAGACGACGTCGTAGCGCGAGAAGTCGACCACCGGGTCCGCGGCGGCGACCGCGTCCCGCAGATAGGCGGTGCGCCGCTCGGGCTCCCAGTCCCGCCTTATCCGGTAGTCCGTCGACGCCTTGGGCATCCGGATCCAATGGGCGACGGGGTGCGGCCGCAGGGTGAACTTCCCGTACGACGCCTGACGGAAGAAGTCACTGGTCGCGGGGAAGTGGTCACCGGTCAGTTGCTGCGGTGTGGTCAGCGGGGTGGCGTCCGGGAACGAGAGGAAGACCAGGACCGCGTCGAGGGCCCGGTTCGGACGCGGATACGAGGAGTTCCAGGTGTCCAGGCCCAGCGAATGGTGGGCCGGGGTGCGGGGCAGCGCGCAGGGGCCCTCCGGGGTGTCGGCGAAGGCGGGGCCCGCCACGAGGGAGGTGGCGACGAGGGCCACCAGGGACGTGAACGCGGCCGCCGCGGCACGCAGGGTCGGCCGTTCCACCCCCCGGGTGTTCCCTCGTGCGGCTGCTGACCCTCCACGTTCGACCTCCGGCTGCGGAATGCAGGACACCGAAACCAGCTTGTGTGGTTTTCAGATGATTCGCACTGTTCCGCTGCCCCGGTCGGGTGAGGCTCGGGGCGACACCCCGGCGACTCACGGAAAGTCACAACCGGTCACGAGAGCTCTGGCCTGGGTATAAGCCGTGCAGAAACGATCGGTCCGGACCATCCAGCGCTCCCGATCGACACGGAGAAGCTGGAACGGCCGCCCGGCCAGCCTCTATGATCGGCACACTTTCCCGACTTCCCGGCCCCGGCCAGACCTGAACGACACGACTGCACTGCGGGAGCGAGCGGTGAGCGGAAACACGAAAGGACGGGGTCCCGCGGCCGTCGCGGCGCCCGGGAGCACCCACCCTCCGGTCACGGAGCGTGATGCTTCCACCGCGCCTTCCACCGCGCCGTCCAGCGCATCGGTCACGGCGCCGGACGCCGCGCGAGACCTCGCCGCGAGCCTTGCACGGGACCTCGCCACGACCATGGCGCGGGACCTGGCGCCGACCGCCCCGACGGCCGTCCCGGCCGCCCCGGCCGCCGCCGCCGAGTCCGCCGAGTCCGCGGAGCGCCCTGCTTTCGCCTCTCAACTCGCCGACTACCGCGCCGCGTTCAACGCCGCCCAGCTCGCCATGGCTCTCGTCGACCACGAGGGCCTCGTCGTCACCGCGAACGACGCACTCGCCGCGCTCCTCGGCACCGAACCCGCCGCCCTGTGCCGGCAGCCCGCCGCCGGTCTCGTCGACCTCGCCACCGACGGCCGTACGTGGCAGGCGTACCGCGAGGTGCTGCGCGGACGGCGCTCCCGCTTCCGCTGCACCCGCCGCCTCAAACACGCAGACGGGCATCCGGTCTGGGCCGAGGTCACCGTCGTCCCCGCACCGGACGGCCGGCGCGTGCTGCTCTCCGTCGCGGACATCAGCGACCGGCGCGAACTCCAGGCGCGGCTGCGCCACCTCCAGATGCACGATCCGGTGACCCGGCTGCCCAACCGCACCCTGTTCTTCGAACGGCTCAGCGCGGCGCTCGACTCCTCGTCGTACGAGCACGGCGGCACGGGCCGGATCGGACTGTGCTACCTCGACCTCGACGGCTTCAAGGCCGTCAACGACACGCTCGGCCACCGCGTCGGCGACCGGCTGCTCACGGCGGTGGCGGGCCGGCTCACCGAGTGCGCGGAGGGCGACGGCCGGACGCGCGGCGGCAGCCATCTCGTGGCACGGCTCGGCGGCGACGAGTTCGCGATCCTGGTCGAGGACTCCACCGGTACGGAACAGCTCGCCGATCTGGCCCGTTCCGTACTGGCCGCGCTTCAGCAGCCGTTCGACCTCTCCGGGCAGCGGCTGTCGGTCTCGGCCTCCATCGGGGTCGTCGAGCGCGCGGCCGACGGCACGAGCGCGACCGGGCTGATGCAGGACGCGGACACGACGCTGTACTGGGCGAAGGCGGACGGCAAGGCCCGCTGGACCCTCTTCGACCCGGAGCGCAACGCCCACCGGATGACCCGTCAGGCACTGTCGTCGACCCTGCGGCCGGCCGTCGAGCGGGGGGAGTTCTCGCTGGAGTACCAGCCGCTGGTGTGCATGGCGGACGGGGCGGTGCGGGGTGTGGAGGCCCTGGTCCGCTGGAACCATCCGCAGTTCGGCACGCTGGCGCCGAATCGGTTCATCGGGATCGCCGAGGAGGACGGCTCGATCGTCCAGCTCGGGCGCTGGATCCTGCGCACGGCATGCCGGCAGGCCCGCCAGTGGCAGACCGACCACCCCGCGGACACGCCGATCTTCGTCAGCGTCAATGTCGCGGTACGCCAGGTCTGGGACTCCGACCTGGTCGCCGACGTCGCCGGGATCCTGGCGGAGACGGGCCTCGCGCCGCATCTGCTGCAGCTCGAACTCACCGAGTCCGCGGTGATGGGCTCGGCGGGCCGGCCGCTCCAGGCCCTCCAGGCGCTGAGCGACATGGGCGTCCGGATCGCGATCGACGACTTCGGGACCGGGTACTCCAACCTCGCCTATCTGAGCCGTCTTCCGGTGTCCGTACTGAAACTCGACGGATCGTTTGTTCGCGGCTTCCGCTACGACGACGGCACGCATCCGAACCCTGCGGACGAGACGATCGTCGAGGCGATGGTCCAGCTGGCGCACCGGCTCGGTCTGACGGTCACCGCGGAGTGCGTGGAGACGGCGGGCCAGGCGGAACGGCTGCGGCGCATCGGCTGCGACACGGGGCAGGGGTGGTGGTACTCGCGTGCGGTGGCGCCCGACCGGATCGCGGGGATGATCGGCGTCAGCCCCCTGGCGGTGTGACCGCCCGGGGGCTGAACGCGGTTTCTACTCCGGCAGTCCGTACGCGTCCGCGATCAGCTCGTACGAACGCACCCGCGCATCCCCGCCGTGCGCGTTGGCCGTGATCATCAGTTCGTCCGCTCCCGTGCGCTTCTGCAGGTCGTCCAGGCCCGTACGGACCTCGTCCGGCGTGCCATGGACGATGTTGCCGAGCCAGCTGTCCACGAACTCCCGCTCCAGCGGGCTGAACCCGTACGCCTCGGCCTCCTCCGGCGTCGGGACCAGACCCGGGCGTCCGGTGCGCAGCCGCAGCATCGACAGGGCGCCGGTCATGACCTGGCGGCGCGCCTCGCGGGCGTCGTCGGAGGCGAGGGCGGCGACGCCGATCAGGGCGTAGGGCTCGGCCAGCACGGCCGAGGGGCGGAAGGTGTCCCGGTAGAGGTCGAGCGCCGGGACGGTGTTCTGCGCCGAGAAGTGGTGGGCGAACGCGAACGGCAGGCCGAGCGTTCCGGCCAGCCGGGCGCTGAAGCCGGAGGAGCCGAGCAGCCAGATCGGCGGCCGGGCCGGGGACTGGACCCCGCCCGGAGCGGTGGCCTGGACGGGACCCGGGACCGCGTGGATCCGGGCGTACGGGTGGCCGTCGGGGAAGTCGTCGTCCAGGAAGCGGGTCAGCTCGACGAGCTGCTGCGGGAAGTCGTCGGCACCCTCGTTCAGCCGCTCGGTGCGGCGCAGCGCGGCGGCGGTGGCGCCGTCCGTGCCGGGTGCGCGGCCGAGTCCCAGATCGATACGGCCCGGCGCGAGGGCCTCCAGGGTGCCGAACTGTTCGGCGATCACCAGGGGCGCGTGGTTCGGCAGCATGACACCGCCGGAGCCGAGGCGGATGCGCTCGGTGTGGGCGGCGAGATGGGCGAGGATCACGGCCGGGGAGGACGAGGCGACCCCGGGCATCGAGTGGTGCTCGGCGACCCAGTGGCGGTGGTAGCCGCGCCGCTCGGCGAGGCGGGCGATGTCCACGCTGGTGCGCAGCGCCTGGCCGGCGGTGCGGCCGCTGCCGACGGTGACCAGGTCCAGCACCGACAGGGGTACGGGGGCGGTTCCGCGCGCCGTACCCCGGATCTCGTCGCCGGTCTCCGGTGCGTCCGGTACGTCCGGTGCGTCCACGGGTGGGCCTCCTGCCTTGTCGTGCGTGTCCCTATCCCCGAAACTAACAGGAGGCTCTCTCCGGTTATTCCGTACGGGGGTACGCGCCCGGCGCCACGGCGCGACCGGCGGGCGATGGCATCGGCCCCGATGCAGCCATCGATCCAGCACCTCGTACGGGATTCCACGTGGCGTGCGACCTGGACGCCCCGGCACGGCCGGCGCCGGTTTCTCCCGAACTCGCGGCCCACCGCCAGGAACTGCTCCACGAGGAGGTACAGGAACTGGCCGAGGCCGCCGCGAGCGGCGATCTGGAGCACATCGCGCACGAACTCGCCGACGTGGTCTACATCGCCTACGGCACCGCCGTCGTCCACGGCATCGATCTGGACGCGGTGATCCGCGAGATCCACCGGGCCAACATGTCCAAGCCGGGGCCGGACGGACGCCCGGCGCGGCGAAGCGACGGCAAGGTCCTCAAGGGCGACGCCTACCAGCCGCCGGACGTCGCCGCCGTGCTCCGCGCACAGGGGTGGGCACCCGGCGGTCACGGGTGAGGCCGACCGGACCCGGGCCCGGACCTCGGCGTCAGGGCCCGTGACCTCGACGGCTCCCGATGAGCCGTCATGACCGGGCCCGCCCACCGCGGTCCGAAGACGTCCGCGCGCGTCGCCCTCCTCGCGGTCCCGCGCTGGCCGTCCTCCTCGCGGTCCCGCGCGGGCCGCCCTACCCGCCGTCCCGCGCGGGCCGTCCTCCTCGGCGTCCGGCGCGGGCGTCTACTCGCCGTCCGGCCAGTCGTCAGGACGCGCGAACAACCTGCCCAGGCCGTCCGCCCACGCCTTGCGCTCCGCCAGGCGCAGCCCTTCCCACACCGTCACCTGGTTCGCCGTGAGGACCGGCTTGCCCAGCGCCTCCTCCAGCTCCGCCAGATGCGCCGTCGTGTGCAGCGCGGTGTCCGGCAGGAGCACCGCCTCCGCCCGTGGGTCGTCGCCCGCGCGGGCCAGCTCCAGCACCTGGTCGCGCTCCCATGTGCCGACCTCGGCGGCCGTGACGATCCCGCTCGCCCTCGCCGCGGTCACCTCGATCCCGGCGGCACCGAGGAACTCCGCGAAGGACTCGGTCACGTCCTGCGGGTACGTCGCCGCCACCGCGACCCGGCCCGCGCCCAGCGCCTGCGCCGCGTGGACGAACGCGAACGACGTGCTCGACGCCGGCAGCCCGGCCGTCTGCGCCAGCTCCCGGATCTGCTGCTGCGCGCCGTCCCAGCCGCGGATGAAGCTTCCGCTCGTACAGGCCCACACCAGCGATTCCGATCCGGCCATCCGCAGCTCCTCCACCCCGGCCGCCAGCCGGTCCGCCGCGCCCATCTCGATCAGCGCGTCCTCGCGGTGCGCGTCCTCGCCGATGTCGGTGTGGAAGAGCGGCAGCCGGATGTCGCTGTCGAGCAGGACGGCGATCCTCGGGTAGTCGTCCTCGGCGGAGTGCCCCGGATAGAGGAGTCCGACAGTCGTCATGTCCATCCTTCCTGTTCCTCGGACTGGGTGACCGGGGGCGCGACCGGCGGCGCGGAGGCGGCCGGTGGCGCCGGCGGGGCCGGGGGCGGCGGCTCCTCGTGCGGCCCGGCGGTGTCCATCAGGAGAGCCTGGTACGGGCCGACGGCGTAGACGCCGATCCGGCGGAGCGCGGCCCACATCGTGACCTGGTTGGCGGAGAGCACCGGCATCCGCAGTTCCGCCTCCAGCTGGGGTATCGCGTCGTACGTCGGAAGATTCGTGCAGCTGATGAAGAGCGCGTCCGCCGCGCCCACCACGGCCTGGCGGGCCATGTCCACCACCGACCGGTACGGCACCTTCCAGATGTACCGGGTCAGTCCCAGGAAGGCGCGGCCCGTGACCGCTACCCCGGCCTCACCGAGATAGTCCTCCAGCGCCCGGGTCACGGAGTCCGTGTACGGGGTGACCACGGCGATACGGCGGGCGCCGAGCTCTTCGAGGGCTTCGAGCAGCGCGCCGGAGGTGGTCAGCGAGGCGACCTCCCCCGCGGACGTCATCGCCTCGCACATGGCCCGCTCGCCCGCCACTCCACCGACGAAGCTGCCGCTGGTGCAGGCGTACGCGATGACCTCCGGCTCGGACGCGGACAGCGCCCGCACCGCCTCACCGAGCGTCTCGTGCTCGCTGACGATCCGGGCGAGGTCGAGGGAGACCTCGACGGGCACGTACGGCGTACGGGTGAGACGCAGCGAGACGTCATCGGGCACCCAGCGCCACAGCTCACGGTCCAGCGCGAAGTCGAACGGGGCGACCACACCGATCCCGCGTTGCGGGGCGGGTCCGCCCAGGAACGAGACTTCGAGGGACACATCCATCACAGGCCCCCTTTTGACGTCTTGTTGACGACGGTAGGTTGGGGTGCGAGCGTGGGTCAATCCGTACATGTCAGACGTTCAGAAACGGTTTCCCCGCGATGTCCGTCCCGATTCTTCTCGTACTGGAAGCGGACCCTCCGCCACGGCTCGGACGGCTCACCGGCCGCGCCGAGATCCGGTACGCCGACGACCGCTCCCTCGCCGCGGAACTGCCGCACGCCGACGCGCTGCTGGTGTGGGACTTCACCTCCGACGCGGTACGCCACGCCTGGCCCGGAGGCGGCCCGAGACCGCGCTGGGTGCACACCCCGAGCGCGGGCGTGGACCGGCTGATCTGCCCCGAGTTCACCGACTCCGACACGGTCCTGACCAATGCCCGGGGGATCTTCGAGCAGCCCATCGCCGAGTACGTGGCCGCCCTCGTGCTGGCGATGGCCAAGGACGTGCCCGGCACCCTGGAGCTCCAGCGGCAGCGCCGATGGCGGCACCGGGAGTCCCTGCCGGTGGCGGGCAGCCGGGCCGTCGTCGTCGGCGCGGGCCCGATCGGCCAGGCGATCGCGCGCACCCTGCGGGCGCTGGACGTGGAGGTGGCCCTCACCGGGCGCACGGCCCGGCCGGGGGTGCACGGCGCCGAGGACCTGGACCGGCTGCTGACCCTCGCCGACTGGGTCGTGTGCGCGGCGCCGCTGACGGAGGCGACCCGGGGCATGTTCGGTGCCCGGCGGTTCGCGCTGATGCGGCCCTCGGCCCGGTTCGTCAACGTGGGGCGGGGGGCGCTGGTGGTCGAGGACGAGCTGGTCACGGCGGTCACCGAGCGGCACATCGCGGGCGCGGCCCTGGACGTCTTCGAGGAGGAGCCGCTCGGGCCCGGCCACCGGCTGTGGGACGTTCCGGGGCTGATCGTCTCGCCGCACATGAGCGGTGACACGGTGGGCTGGCGCGACCGGCTGGGTGAGCAGTTCGTCGGACTCTTCGAGCTGTGGTCGGCCGGAAAGCCGCTGCCGAACGTGGTCGACAAGAAACGTGGGTACGTCCCCTCCCATGACTCCTGAGCCGAACGACCTGAGTGCCCTGACCGCACGTCATCTCATCGCCGGCTACGAGCGGGGCGACTTCTCCCCGGTGGAGGCGGCCCGCGCGGTCCTCGAGCGGGCCGAGGAGGCGCAGCGCCTCACCAACGCGTTCGTCCGGATCGACGGCGAGCAGGCGCTGGCGCAGGCGGAGGCGGCCACCGAGCGCCGCCGCAGAAGGGAACCGCTCGGACCGCTCGACGGCGTGCCCGTGACGGTCAAGGACATCCTGCTGCAGGCGGGCGCGCCGACGCTGCGCGGTTCCAGGACCGTGCGTCCCGCTGCCTCGGCCTGGGACGAGGACGCCCCGGCCGTGGCGCGGCTGCGGGAGCAGGGCGCGGTGTTCATCGGCAAGACGACGACGCCGGAGTTCGGCTGGAAGGGCGTCACGGACTCCCCGCTGACCGGGGTCACCCGCAATCCGTACGACCCGTCGCGCACGGCCGGCGGATCCAGCGGCGGGAGCGCGGCGGCCGTCGCGCTGGGCGCGGCGCCGCTGTCGATCGGGACGGACGGGGGCGGATCGGTCCGTATCCCGGCCTCGTTCTGCGGGATCTTCGGGCTGAAGCCGACGTACGGCCGGATCCCGCTGTTCCCGTCGAGCCCGTTCGGCACGCTGGCCCATGCCGGGCCGATGACGCGGGACGCCGCGGACGCGGCGCTGCTGCTGGATGTGATCAGCGGGCCCGACTGGCGCGACTGGTCCCAGCTGGCGCCCGCGCCGAGGACCGCGGAGGGCCTGGCCGAGGGTGTGAAGGGCCTGCGGATCGCGTACTCCCCGTCGCTCGGCGGCCAGGTCGCGGTACGGCCCGCGGTCGCTTCCGCGGTGCGCGGGGCGGTGGGCCGGCTCGCGGAGCTGGGCGCGTACATCGAGGAGGCCGACCCGGACATCGCGGACCCGGTGGAGGCCTTCCACACGCTGTGGTTCAGCGGGGCGGCCCGAGTGGTGCAGCACTTCGGGGCGGAGCAGCGGGAGCTGCTCGACCCGGGGCTGCGGGAGGTCTGCGAGGCGGGTGCGCGGGCTTCGGCTCTGGACTACCTCGCGGCCGTGGACGTCCGGATGGACCTGGGGCGGCGGATGGGCCGGTTCCATACGGCGTACGACCTGCTGGTCACGCCGACGCTGCCGATCACCGCGTTCGAGGCGGGAGCGGAGGTGCCCCGCGAATCCGGACACCGGCGCTGGACGGGGTGGACCCCGTTCACCTACCCGTTCAACCTCACCCAGCAGCCGGCCGCGACGGTGCCGTGCGGGGTGGACGAGGACGGCCTTCCGGTCGGCGTCCAGCTCGTCGCACCCCGGCACGGCGACGCCCTGGTCCTGCGCGCGGCGCACGCGTTGTACGAATCGGGACTGGCGACGGTCCCGTCACCGGTGACCTCGTAGCGGCAGGCGTCGGACTCCCCACGTCCCTGCCGGGCGTGGGGAGTTCGACGCGCGGGTCGGGGGAAGGGAGGTCTCACGCCCGCCGGAACGTCAGCGTCTCCCCCAGCGCCCCCGCCCGCCAGAGGTCCTGGCACGCGTCGGCCATCCGGTCCAGCCCTTCGACCACCTGCCCCCACACGATCCCCGGCACCCAGCCCGTGTCGCCGTTGAGCAGCAGGTTGTTGCGTTCGTAGAAGAGCGCGAGGTCGACGGTCACCGGCCGGGAGAGGTCGCGGTCGTACCCGTACGCCGCGGTGCCCAGCTCCGTACCACTGAAGGTGAAGTAGCAGAGGTCCCCCGGGATGGGCGTCACCGTGGGGTTCTCCAGCGGTGGCTCCCGGT includes:
- a CDS encoding bifunctional DNA primase/polymerase; the protein is MSTWPRDETPLSPAADEERRRDIFAFLRNGGQHHVAQITAQGADWLASASACPRSTLTLWESRPGAPVVVSCGGGVFDVVNVPAIFGRRMLDRLWSEGPGSGPVAFHRGRMLLFAAPGTAQRLPSLLGWEEWGSAVPPLLCHGTGDAITVPPLSPPPAANGTGARWVVAPDTRHPWLPGPEVLLWACVRAARATSAARVRISIFPPADQDAKVYDVSRRR
- a CDS encoding M6 family metalloprotease domain-containing protein; protein product: MERPTLRAAAAAFTSLVALVATSLVAGPAFADTPEGPCALPRTPAHHSLGLDTWNSSYPRPNRALDAVLVFLSFPDATPLTTPQQLTGDHFPATSDFFRQASYGKFTLRPHPVAHWIRMPKASTDYRIRRDWEPERRTAYLRDAVAAADPVVDFSRYDVVYLVADPDAPGVDSDATKVVNFEEPTSADGVDLKRAVTVFERHPPDRHVLAHETGHVFDLPDLYNRPVDGKGDWDTHVGDWDVMGSQFGLAPEFFGWHKWKLGWLDRRQVRCVRGAADRLVTLEPLAAAPAPGGSVGTRLAVVRTGENSALAIEARGAAGNDLGTCKEGVLIYRVRNEAASGAGPVEVIDTHPESGACWDRSVYPQLADAPLGVGETFTVPEARLRVEVKDRTRTGAWTVKLAMVR
- a CDS encoding putative bifunctional diguanylate cyclase/phosphodiesterase — encoded protein: MSGNTKGRGPAAVAAPGSTHPPVTERDASTAPSTAPSSASVTAPDAARDLAASLARDLATTMARDLAPTAPTAVPAAPAAAAESAESAERPAFASQLADYRAAFNAAQLAMALVDHEGLVVTANDALAALLGTEPAALCRQPAAGLVDLATDGRTWQAYREVLRGRRSRFRCTRRLKHADGHPVWAEVTVVPAPDGRRVLLSVADISDRRELQARLRHLQMHDPVTRLPNRTLFFERLSAALDSSSYEHGGTGRIGLCYLDLDGFKAVNDTLGHRVGDRLLTAVAGRLTECAEGDGRTRGGSHLVARLGGDEFAILVEDSTGTEQLADLARSVLAALQQPFDLSGQRLSVSASIGVVERAADGTSATGLMQDADTTLYWAKADGKARWTLFDPERNAHRMTRQALSSTLRPAVERGEFSLEYQPLVCMADGAVRGVEALVRWNHPQFGTLAPNRFIGIAEEDGSIVQLGRWILRTACRQARQWQTDHPADTPIFVSVNVAVRQVWDSDLVADVAGILAETGLAPHLLQLELTESAVMGSAGRPLQALQALSDMGVRIAIDDFGTGYSNLAYLSRLPVSVLKLDGSFVRGFRYDDGTHPNPADETIVEAMVQLAHRLGLTVTAECVETAGQAERLRRIGCDTGQGWWYSRAVAPDRIAGMIGVSPLAV
- a CDS encoding LLM class flavin-dependent oxidoreductase; protein product: MDAPDVPDAPETGDEIRGTARGTAPVPLSVLDLVTVGSGRTAGQALRTSVDIARLAERRGYHRHWVAEHHSMPGVASSSPAVILAHLAAHTERIRLGSGGVMLPNHAPLVIAEQFGTLEALAPGRIDLGLGRAPGTDGATAAALRRTERLNEGADDFPQQLVELTRFLDDDFPDGHPYARIHAVPGPVQATAPGGVQSPARPPIWLLGSSGFSARLAGTLGLPFAFAHHFSAQNTVPALDLYRDTFRPSAVLAEPYALIGVAALASDDAREARRQVMTGALSMLRLRTGRPGLVPTPEEAEAYGFSPLEREFVDSWLGNIVHGTPDEVRTGLDDLQKRTGADELMITANAHGGDARVRSYELIADAYGLPE
- a CDS encoding MazG nucleotide pyrophosphohydrolase domain-containing protein, with amino-acid sequence MACDLDAPARPAPVSPELAAHRQELLHEEVQELAEAAASGDLEHIAHELADVVYIAYGTAVVHGIDLDAVIREIHRANMSKPGPDGRPARRSDGKVLKGDAYQPPDVAAVLRAQGWAPGGHG
- a CDS encoding maleate cis-trans isomerase family protein gives rise to the protein MTTVGLLYPGHSAEDDYPRIAVLLDSDIRLPLFHTDIGEDAHREDALIEMGAADRLAAGVEELRMAGSESLVWACTSGSFIRGWDGAQQQIRELAQTAGLPASSTSFAFVHAAQALGAGRVAVAATYPQDVTESFAEFLGAAGIEVTAARASGIVTAAEVGTWERDQVLELARAGDDPRAEAVLLPDTALHTTAHLAELEEALGKPVLTANQVTVWEGLRLAERKAWADGLGRLFARPDDWPDGE
- a CDS encoding maleate cis-trans isomerase family protein, with protein sequence MDVSLEVSFLGGPAPQRGIGVVAPFDFALDRELWRWVPDDVSLRLTRTPYVPVEVSLDLARIVSEHETLGEAVRALSASEPEVIAYACTSGSFVGGVAGERAMCEAMTSAGEVASLTTSGALLEALEELGARRIAVVTPYTDSVTRALEDYLGEAGVAVTGRAFLGLTRYIWKVPYRSVVDMARQAVVGAADALFISCTNLPTYDAIPQLEAELRMPVLSANQVTMWAALRRIGVYAVGPYQALLMDTAGPHEEPPPPAPPAPPAASAPPVAPPVTQSEEQEGWT
- a CDS encoding D-2-hydroxyacid dehydrogenase, with product MSVPILLVLEADPPPRLGRLTGRAEIRYADDRSLAAELPHADALLVWDFTSDAVRHAWPGGGPRPRWVHTPSAGVDRLICPEFTDSDTVLTNARGIFEQPIAEYVAALVLAMAKDVPGTLELQRQRRWRHRESLPVAGSRAVVVGAGPIGQAIARTLRALDVEVALTGRTARPGVHGAEDLDRLLTLADWVVCAAPLTEATRGMFGARRFALMRPSARFVNVGRGALVVEDELVTAVTERHIAGAALDVFEEEPLGPGHRLWDVPGLIVSPHMSGDTVGWRDRLGEQFVGLFELWSAGKPLPNVVDKKRGYVPSHDS
- a CDS encoding amidase — protein: MTPEPNDLSALTARHLIAGYERGDFSPVEAARAVLERAEEAQRLTNAFVRIDGEQALAQAEAATERRRRREPLGPLDGVPVTVKDILLQAGAPTLRGSRTVRPAASAWDEDAPAVARLREQGAVFIGKTTTPEFGWKGVTDSPLTGVTRNPYDPSRTAGGSSGGSAAAVALGAAPLSIGTDGGGSVRIPASFCGIFGLKPTYGRIPLFPSSPFGTLAHAGPMTRDAADAALLLDVISGPDWRDWSQLAPAPRTAEGLAEGVKGLRIAYSPSLGGQVAVRPAVASAVRGAVGRLAELGAYIEEADPDIADPVEAFHTLWFSGAARVVQHFGAEQRELLDPGLREVCEAGARASALDYLAAVDVRMDLGRRMGRFHTAYDLLVTPTLPITAFEAGAEVPRESGHRRWTGWTPFTYPFNLTQQPAATVPCGVDEDGLPVGVQLVAPRHGDALVLRAAHALYESGLATVPSPVTS
- a CDS encoding DUF3830 family protein, whose protein sequence is MADRFIDVSLAKRGVHCTARLLDDRAPVTCRAVWDALPLGGDVYHAKYARNEIYALFPAFADREPPLENPTVTPIPGDLCYFTFSGTELGTAAYGYDRDLSRPVTVDLALFYERNNLLLNGDTGWVPGIVWGQVVEGLDRMADACQDLWRAGALGETLTFRRA